A stretch of Aedes aegypti strain LVP_AGWG chromosome 2, AaegL5.0 Primary Assembly, whole genome shotgun sequence DNA encodes these proteins:
- the LOC5571217 gene encoding uncharacterized protein LOC5571217 has translation MVGTLQQVKCEGRLKMDHFWHALSKEVGRIPDTLKNILEVTEYINAGLGFIGNDEIAAIEDDVRLLPKIMSKPADDPTMVKYFGRFAHCPNEFRLMAGERAILKMISSCIQRKGIAHYMKTVERREKEVAVVQGSVDQVANEVRKKIVDFYTDRCDGSPEQIDFCNRVALIPIEIGEADDGGTIARIRCIFCTNDNVISCRPERCGGSWKVSNFLAHIRNVHKNINSPSSMGRTVGAAGTCKSPPVEVVVNETSSSGVGAYDYWNNSNDVTSSHENPFKRKVDHMGGGDPMMEDYGFSIKEERYQ, from the exons ATGGTAGGCACTTTACAGCAGGTCAAGTGTGAAGGACGTCTGAAAATG GACCATTTTTGGCATGCCCTTTCGAAAGAGGTGGGGCGCATTCCGGACACCCTGAAAAACATCCTGGAAGTTACCGAGTACATCAACGCCGGGCTGGGCTTCATCGGTAACGATGAGATAGCGGCCATCGAAGACGACGTCCGACTGTTGCCAAAGATCATGAGCAAACCGGCGGACGATCCCACGATGGTAAAGTACTTTGGCCGATTTGCACACTGCCCGAATGAGTTCCGATTGATGGCCGGCGAAAGGGCCATACTGAAGATGATTTCCAGCTGCATTCAGCGCAAGGGAATTGCACACTACATGAAGACGGTGGAGCGCCGCGAGAAAGAAGTGGCCGTTGTCCAGGGAAGTGTCGATCAGGTGGCAAACGAAGTGCGCAAGAAGATTGTGGACTTTTACACTGACAG aTGTGATGGAAGTCCGGAGCAAATCGATTTCTGTAACCGTGTGGCATTGATCCCGATAGAGATAGGCGAAGCGGATGACGGAGGAACGATTGCCCGAATCAGGTGCATCTTCTGCACGAACGACAATGTCATCAGTTGCCGCCCGGAGCGGTGTGGAGGAAGTTGGAAGGTTAGCAACTTCCTGGCTCACATTCGCAATGTGCATAAGAATATAAATTCGCCGAGTTCGATGGGTCGAACCGTTGGCGCCGCGGGAACGTGTAAGTCGCCCCCAGTTGAGGTCGTGGTCAATGAAACCAGCTCCAGTGGGGTTGGGGCCTATGACTATTGGAACAACTCGAATGATGTAACGTCCAGCCACGAGAACCCGTTCAAACGGAAAGTGGACCATATGGGAGGCGGCGATCCGATGATGGAAGATTACGGATTTTCCATCAAAGAGGAACGGTATCAATAA
- the LOC5571218 gene encoding PHD finger protein 7 produces the protein MDFAEDFLVDQDDPYSDLDRFLFLSCRSCSRYSPFLIYLPPEEDSPASAIEHIFCAGCAPIGSISAGSKCLINNPGFLQLIQGYEYSNPFFRRYATVYRTLLTTDTRLEIDCNQFVNLPLFEKLFKLQELFPTVHLVHNRKFTGLSEISQTIVNRYERIRNFYKPKNLSKPTIGALLRHESDGSLAASSTTSLPSPSVPVLKQTARLRIVSSEMDTRCDICLLSNENNTIQFGPFVEKPFAKDIFRCHYLCLLSGTHIAQRGVGDQGGILGFLIQDVKQSFQIYRNKVCYCCEQFSAPVKCNAAGCDRYFHYICGYRKGCVTQFIGEYLSYCHEHLPFEANLYPDPEGECWICWDNLQSSNPVSCIPAFCEPPESSTSQEKEVSWFHRECLQKYAYEAGYYFKCPICHEKPIFLQYAKMHGIFVPMRDASWEIDRTYFKDLHECKCSAENCKYGNKKKSVDRMVGCKACGGETLHLECAEISDPNDYVCSKCMDATFIKLF, from the exons ATGGACTTTGCCGAGGATTTCCTGGTAGATCAGGACGATCCCTACTCCGACTTGGACCGGTTTTTGTTCCTGTCGTGCCGGTCCTGCTCGCGATACTCGCCGTTTCTGATCTATTTGCCTCCGGAAGAAGATTCTCCCGCATCGGCC ATCGAACACATTTTTTGCGCTGGCTGTGCACCGATTGGTTCGATTTCTGCAGGTTCAAAATGTCTGATCAACAATCCGGGCTTCCTTCAGCTGATACAAGGATACGAGTATTCAAATCCCTTCTTCAGACGATATGCCACAGTCTATCGAACTCTGCTCACCACCGATACTCGTTTGGAAATAGACTGCAATCAGTTCGTGAATCTACCGCTGTTCGAGAAGCTCTTCAAACTTCAGGAACTCTTTCCTACCGTCCACCTCGTGCACAACAGGAAATTTACAGGcctctcagaaatttcccagacCATCGTGAACCGTTACGAAAGGATACGCAATTTCTACAAGCCCAAGAACCTTTCGAAACCAACGATAGGTGCTTTGCTACGGCATGAATCTGACG GATCCCTTGCAGCTTCATCGACGACCAGCTTGCCCAGTCCTTCCGTACCCGTTTTGAAGCAAACGGCTCGCTTGAGGATAGTTAGTTCCGAAATGGATACGCGATGCGATATTTGTCTCCTATCGAACGAAAATAACACCATCCAGTTCGGACCCTTCGTGGAGAAGCCGTTTGCCAAAGACATTTTCCGGTGCCATTACTTATGCTTGCTTTCTGGTACGCATATCGCTCAGAGAGGAGTCGGCGACCAAGGTGGAATATTAGGGTTTTTGATCCAAGATGTGAAGCAATCCTTTCAAATCTATCGCAACAAAGTTTGCTACTGCTGTGAACAGTTTTCTGCGCCGGTTAAATGTAACGCTGCGGGCTGCGATCGTTACTTTCACTATATTTGTGGCTACCGGAAGGGCTGTGTGACACAGTTTATCGGGGAGTATCTCTCGTATTGCCACGAACATCTTCCGTTTGAAGCAAACTTGTATCCAGACCCCGAAGGTGAATGTTGGATCTGTTGGGATAATTTGCAATCCTCCAATCCGGTATCCTGTATTCCTGCGTTTTGTGAGCCGCCGGAATCGTCAACGAGCCAGGAGAAAGAAGTGAGTTGGTTTCACCGCGAGTGTCTCCAGAAGTACGCCTACGAGGCCGGGTACTATTTCAAGTGTCCAATTTGTCACGAGAAGCCGATTTTCTTACAATACGCCAAAATGCACGGAATTTTCGTTCCCATGAGAGATGCCAGCTGGGAGATCGACAGAACCTACTTCAAAGATCTCCACGAATGCAAGTGCTCGGCTGAAAACTGCAAATATGGGAACAAGAAGAAATCCGTCGATCGTATGGTCGGCTGCAAAGCCTGTGGTGGCGAAACGCTGCACCTGGAATGTGCCGAAATCAGCGATCCGAACGATTATGTTTGCTCCAAATGTATGGACGCCACGTttattaagctgttttga